TTCTGCTCCGGTAGAAATCCCTTTTCCGTAAGGACCAGCGAACCGCCATGGCAAACCATTTTTCGGCGCTGAAACGCGCCCGTCAGACCACGAAGCGCACCGGCATCAACCAGTCGAACACCTCGCGCTTCCGCGGCGCGATGCGCAAGTTCCGCACCGCCCTCGATGCCGGCGACAAGAAGGCCGCCCAAGAAGCGTTTGGCGCCACCGTCTCGGCCATCGATAAGGCCATCCAGAAGGGGACCATCCATCGCAACACCGCCGGCCGCTACAAGAGCCGGCTCAGCGCGCGCCTGGCAAAATTGAAGTAAGAGCTTAGATTTCTTTGGATCCGGCAGGCCGAAAGG
This Acidobacteriota bacterium DNA region includes the following protein-coding sequences:
- the rpsT gene encoding 30S ribosomal protein S20; translation: MANHFSALKRARQTTKRTGINQSNTSRFRGAMRKFRTALDAGDKKAAQEAFGATVSAIDKAIQKGTIHRNTAGRYKSRLSARLAKLK